Genomic DNA from Solanum dulcamara chromosome 4, daSolDulc1.2, whole genome shotgun sequence:
ATAACTTATGACACAAAATTATCCTGTAGAAGGTTTACAAAGATGGAAGCGAGGTTATAGAGAAATGTGGAAATTTTTCTATCGTAAAACTAATTAGAATATCATAAATTTGGATAGAAGGTTCATAGAATATTCTAGTCATTTAGAGAGTTCAAGAAAAGAGACCTATATGTAAATATATAGGAATTTATGTAGTAattactttttatattttaacttcCTAAGCTAGTAGTATTAATAGAGAAGTATCTATTTATAAAAATCATCAAGCAAAAACAAGCAATCttccaaataatataaaaatcttcttaaaaattcTCTTgtgtctttcttttttctcttattacTCTAATTTGAAAAGTCTTATTTAAGCTTACAAAAATCGTAAGTTATTGAGTTTTCCTTAGTTGAGACGGAAACAATCTTTCAAGTAATATAAAAGTTTTTTATCGATCTAATTTGAAAAGTCTTATTTAAGCTTACAAAATCGTAAAAGATTCGTTTGATAACGAAGGAAGGGCAATAGTGGAAAATGACATCACGTGAGAGTGCTATATGGAGGGGTTATCGTAAGTAAGTTATGCGTGTAAAAATGAGTAGTCATAACCTCCAGAAGCTTAGGGAAATGGGGTGAAGGAGTAGTCACCATCTTGTCGGATACGGGTAAAGTTGGAAAAGTTTGCATGTTTGCTTTGTGAAACGTGGCATCGTAACAAAGATGGCTCAGGAGGAGAGTAAGGGAAAGAGGGGCTGGCTATTTTGTTGATATTCGGCCACCAACACCCAGGCAAACACTAGGAACCGGCGCCATACTGGGCAGTCCACAACATTGATAATATCTGTGCGCCTCGATCGGAGCTCTAGCTCTCTGAATTATCTCATGGGCAGTGTCTGCCAGCCACTAAATGCACGACTGCAACATTTGTGTATATATGCATGTATGAATATAACTATAAATATGAAGAATTGAGCCTCGTTTTTGGCTGGGCATATTTCATGTTCATGTGCTTTCTTAGGCCACCTCATGATATATGCCCCGACAACTTCACGCCACAATAAGCACCCACACTCCTTTGGAGTTTGCCCTTTCTTGTCTTCACACACTTTACTCATCATCCCACCAGATGCTGCCCACGGTTTTCACGCGCTCTTTCCTCTTCATCCTCATCCAATTATTGTACTACTCTACTGAATATTACTGCTCCCTGCTCCTATATATCCATTAATGTACTTGTTCCCTTtcttaaacatgcacccaattACTGAAAAATAGCAAAGTGATTAATTAGCACATGAGGCATACATAAAACATATCCAATATACATCGTAATCTCACaaaatgaatttcaaaattatgatattgcaaattttattttactttaaaatagaAAAGGTATTAACCTTTGACTCGGATCGGCAAATGAGGAATAGAACCCATTTTGTTACGAACATAGTAATTCATTTGTCTCACATTTATATGTCATATTTtaaacctttttttaaaaaaaaaaatagctaagatatttttgtttaaaataaatgaattttaaacatatactgtttttttttattagtgATAGTTTATTGCAgcaaatataattatatattttttttaaaaaagagaaaaacttttttcttaatttttgtgTTCAATCAAATAGTTTCACATGAATTGAAACACAAAGATATTAATTTAACTGATAGTATTTTGTACttcttaataaaattaaaaagtgtAGTACATAATCAGACAACTCAAACAATCTCTTATTAAAATAGCTTTACTGATTCATCAAACAATTGTGAATGGCATATCCCGCAAATATGCAACTAGCTAGCACGTCAGTCAGTATGCTTTGGGAttcaattattttctctttgctttagaaaaaactattttatttcattaaataATCTACTGAATGATCTCTAGCTACCTCCATTGAAGTATGTTGTtataacatatatacataccaaGTCCGACGAAGCTGCTTCGAAAATTGACAAATATTAGACTATCAAATATCTAAAGTTCACAAGAAATTAAAAGGACGGAACGGAGCCGATTAGTTACACTAGTTGACATGCATTGTGATACACTTTATATTTTATCGTTCGAAAATTGTgttatagttaaaaaaaaattggatgattttcataatttgtgattaaaaaaaattgtttgatattgaaatttaaaatatatcacataaattgagacgatAGAGACAAGTAGCTTCAACTCTAATAATAAAGAGATGGAATTGGAGTTGAAAATTAGTTGATCAAAAGCTCATAGAATAGACTTAATTTGTCATAACAAATTAAGGTCCTAATCATTCGTGTAAAAAATTAATAGGTCGCACAAATCAGACAAACCTTGGTTAAATATCCAAGAAACCAAGGCACAAAAATTAGATTAAATTAAAAATGGAGGGATTTATGGATCACTGCATAGTGGCGACACAGGTGACCTCATTGGGAGGTTGacctaaataaataataattccCTAGTCCACTATATTGTTAACTTAATTACGGACAATTACTATTTAATTAATCCTGTTTAGCAGGGTAGCAAGCAATCTATTGTTATTGGAGCGTGACTCACGCGCCTTCGTGTCTTGCTCTTTCAAATTTCGTCATGCATCAATCTAATTATGTCAACATACATACAACCTTTTTAGAAAACTAATTACGGATTATTGTTTCTGTTTAGTATTACTAATCCCACGTCAACAGAAAATTAAACTACTATGCGACTAAAAATGTACTACTGAGTAAAATTAGTACTAGTACTTTCACCTTCCAATTTAGGTAACATACGTACACATTTTAAATCTgtcaatcatatttttttattttaaaataatttatttttgaccttattattttatatttaataaaataatttataattatataaaaatttacgTATGTTTAGACTACAAATTTCAAAACATATTCATTTGTGCTTAAATTTAATGTTCAATTAAATATCAACGCTTAGATTGAAATTAACGGagaattaagaaaaatatttacagAATATTATTTGGGTCCTAATTTATGTTACACAAATAGAATGATACCGCTTTGAACGAAAGAAAATCAGTTTTTTCCAAGAATGTCCTATTTCTCCTCTATATAaagcatctttctttgatgccCCATAATCAAATACAACACTTATCTCACTCTCGCTCTCTTCTAGCTCTTGCAATATTCTGCCTATCATATAAAATTTTCCTCCCAACACACTGcaaataaataaagagaaaatgagAACAGACATAGAAAGCCTTTGGATTTTTGCATTAGCTTCAAAATGCAAATCTTTTACTTCAATAAATTCAATATGCTTTATTCTCTTCATTCTTCTACTCTGGTTAGTCATGAACATCATTTACTGGTCTCACCCTGGAGGCCCTGCTTGGGGAAAATATAAATGGAGGAAAAATTCCTGTTTAACttcttttaataataataataatatatcagGCCCTAGAGGATTTCCTGTCATAGGAAGCATGAACCTCATGTCTGGTCTTGCACACCGCAAAATAGCAGCGATGGCCGAATCTTGCGGAGCCAAGCGTCTCATGTCCTTGAGCCTAGGCGAAACCCGAGTTATCGTCACGTGTAATCCAGACGTAGCTAAGGAGATATTAAAAAGCTCGGTTTTCGCTGATCGTCCTGTAAAAGAATCAGCATACAGCTTAATGTTCAACAGAGCAATTGGTTTCGCTCCTTATGGTGTTTACTGGCGAACCCTTCGAAAAATTGCAGCCACGCACTTGTTCTGtcccaaacaaattaaaacctCAGAAGCTCAACGTTCCCAAATTGCAAGACAGATAGTTACAATGTTCCAATTAGGCGGACGAGATGTAGTCCGAGTTAGGGATGCTTTAAAATTGGCTTCTTTAAACAGCATGATGTGTTCTGTTTTTGGGAGAAAGTATAGTCTTCATTGTTGTAACGCAGAAACAGAGGAACTGGGAAAATTGGTTGAGGAAGGTTACGACCTTTTGGGTATTCTTAATTGGTCTGATCATTTACCTTGGCTAGCTGAATTTGATCCACGAAAAATACGGCTCAGGTGCTCTCGGTTGGTACCTAAAGTGAACAAGTTCGTTAGCAggatcatcaatgaacacaggGCTCAATCGGGTGATGTTCATCCTGATTTTGTGCATGTCTTGCTCTCTCTTCAAGGCTCTGAAAGATTATCAGAATCGGATATGATCGCCGTACTCTGGGTAAGCATTATATTATAGCATCAAAGACTAACAACCATAAATAATCGGTTCGATTCTACCTATGCTTTTAATCATTTTGAGcatcattataaaaaaaaaagggttaAAATTCTATATGAAATTTGTTATTGATCAGTCACTAAATAGTATATCGTCACTAATTCTTATCATTTAATGATATGTATGcataaaaaatagtttgaatTTAAGTTTTATGTTACGATGGGTTATAACCATTTTTTCACAATCAAGTTTTTTATTAATTAGTAGTCTCTTTATGAACTGATTGTGTGAATATTTAGCTTTCTCGtaattttccttctttttaaagtttattaaaaaaaattctaccatGCCATCCCCGCTTGTGAGAATATATTCAGGGTCAATTTCTGATTTCACAATCGCACTTGTTCTAAAAGCAACCACTTTTTATATTTCCCTCCTTTCTTACGTGGAGCTAGTtgccttttctttttcatttaacTCCTTTAAATATTAGAAACAAATAGGATCGCGAATAAATGGCAcctttaaaaagaataaaaaggtgATTTCACTTGATGTAATAACATTATCTTATTGTACTTGTACATACACGCGGGCATAAAAATCAAATGCCACAATAAAATGCACTAGTTTCttttatatcttacaatttttatgattaaaactgattattatttttaaatgtaaCCCTTTTTTGTACTATGGTAATTGCAGGAAATGATATTTAGGGGGACTGATACGGTAGCAGTATTAATAGAGTGGATATTAGCAAGGATGGTACTTCATCCTCAAGTTCAGTCAAAGGTCCAAACGGAGTTGGACCGAGTCATCGGAGAATCACGTGCCTTGACAGAATCCGATGTATCGGAGATGACATATCTACCTGCGGTAATAAAAGAAGTACTGAGGTTACACCCTCCAGGCCCACTACTCTCATGGGCCCGCCTTGCAATAACAGATACAATGGTGGATGGGTATCACGTGCCGGCTGGGACCACCGCCATGGTTAACATGTGGGCTATAACCCGAGATCCAGATGTTTGGCCTGACCCACTTGAATTCAAACCCGAAAGGTTCCTTAATGGGGCGGATTTCTCGGTTTTGGGATCCGATTTGAGGCTCGCACCGTTTGGATCCGGAAGGAGAACTTGCCCCGGTAAAACACTGGGCCTTACTACAGTTACGTTTTGGGTCGCATCTCTTCTACACGAATTCCGTTTTGGGCCCATGGAGAATAACGGCCCTGTTGACTTATCTGAGGTACTAAGGCTATCTTGTGAAATGGTCAACCCACTTACCGTTACGGTCAGACCAAGACATCCTCCTCACCAAACATCGATACCCAATAATTGCAAttaaaaattagaaagaaaaaaaaatgttttttttctcttttatttttaaatctctAAAATCCCcctctataaaaaaaaaatgtcttaatgttttgttttatatttgtatttgatATTCAGAGAGTTCATTTGACTTTGGATGTACAAATGATATGCTTAAATTAAACATAAGTTTCACATAAGATGACATATATTCTATGTACCTTGCATGATATGATATGCATTTACAATCTTAAGCTGTACTGTAgcatatatatgtttaattagATGGATGCTTATTAAAGTCAGAGGTctatttagatttttttttaaaaggaaaaactgTGTGCTAGCGCCCCCTATATTTATGGGGGAATTTTCACACATAatcactcaaaaatattttaattatgcttCATAGCTATAatttgctaattacaattcaTAGATATAGTTATAacagcgtttgtataattcgcgcaacATTTATTTACATTTGTATAATTCCCTATATAATTTgcagtttttgtataacgtttgtatatttcactatacaattcttGCACAACGTTTATATAATTTGCTGTACAATTTGTAGTGTttatatatttcactatacaattcgattTGCGTACGACATTTGTATgaatcgcgcgaattatacaaaactcaactgtataatcgcgcgaattatacaaaactcaaactataATTACAATTAAATATTTACCGTGAGCCacaattaattcaaactatagctatgttaaCTAATCAATtagtatatgtttgtttatccgtataattttctcatatttatttGCAGATACAGTGTATTTTGCTatgaaaaatattgtatatcacgtgtaaatataatatatttcacTATTATTATGAGCACAAATATAATGTATTCTGCTACGTTTTGAAATCAAAATGCTACTACACTTTATAATTATGCATAATCTATTTTTTCACAAATTTGAACGCAAATTGCGTTATTTATCAACTTTGTTAATTAATACGAAATGACATATTTGATTATTGTATACCACCGTTGCAAGAATAAGCATGACAAGCACTCCAAATTTTCTCTTTAATTATTAATGAGAATCTACGTATGTATCGTAAAAGAATACTTTTATTTTACATTAGAATATTTATGACAATATAAAAACTTGGAAGAATATAGCACACTGTCCTGTTTATGTCCGTTCTAGTTTTAGCATAATACAATAATTGCTGGATTCGAAATAGGCATTATTTTGTATGCGTTGTTGAATAAATATGTGGActcatttttcttgtttttttttttgtttttctatgCATAATACCTGTTTCAGTGTTTGATTAGTGCAGATTCATATTAAAAAGACccaatttaaaagtaaaataatttctaCTAAAACAATTCTATATATTGCTAAGGCTCGATGAAAAGATACGTAATTACTATTCTATCATAATCTTTGTTGGTTGATCATTTATTTTGTGTATTTGCATGTGTACGATTCGTCTATAATATGATTAAGTTAATCATATAAAATATGTCATCTCATGTATATATGTCTCAATATCAATTAGAAAATGTATAGGGTTTTGTGACTTGTTAAAGGTGAATGCATAAATTAAAGGAAGTGACATATTTTATGTGATTAATTTGACTACCTAATAAACGAACgagaacacacaaaaaaaattcaaaatttaaaacttaaatGTCTAATTAAAATAGTTTATTAGGAACTGGGTGTTCAATTGAACTAAAGAAGTTTAAGGGGTTAATTATGTATCAAGCCAATAAAGAAATATAATTGTAGATTTTTAGGGtataaatatgcaaaaattacTTAGGTgaacattttttaataaataattactgattttagtggatactttttatttattaccatctatagcaatatataacaatattatgataaatctgtcatgtattaaaagtgaattatgcatgcagtataaatgtattataagtgttttaaaatattttatgtttggtaagaaattgacacaatgtattataagtatattaaagtgtgtgataaatatattattcgtgaataaaacttttattagatatgtttaataaattattcttgctaatatatattaaaatgtattataaatatattataagtgtctactaaaaaaatt
This window encodes:
- the LOC129886419 gene encoding cytochrome P450 78A3-like → MRTDIESLWIFALASKCKSFTSINSICFILFILLLWLVMNIIYWSHPGGPAWGKYKWRKNSCLTSFNNNNNISGPRGFPVIGSMNLMSGLAHRKIAAMAESCGAKRLMSLSLGETRVIVTCNPDVAKEILKSSVFADRPVKESAYSLMFNRAIGFAPYGVYWRTLRKIAATHLFCPKQIKTSEAQRSQIARQIVTMFQLGGRDVVRVRDALKLASLNSMMCSVFGRKYSLHCCNAETEELGKLVEEGYDLLGILNWSDHLPWLAEFDPRKIRLRCSRLVPKVNKFVSRIINEHRAQSGDVHPDFVHVLLSLQGSERLSESDMIAVLWEMIFRGTDTVAVLIEWILARMVLHPQVQSKVQTELDRVIGESRALTESDVSEMTYLPAVIKEVLRLHPPGPLLSWARLAITDTMVDGYHVPAGTTAMVNMWAITRDPDVWPDPLEFKPERFLNGADFSVLGSDLRLAPFGSGRRTCPGKTLGLTTVTFWVASLLHEFRFGPMENNGPVDLSEVLRLSCEMVNPLTVTVRPRHPPHQTSIPNNCN